A segment of the Streptomyces sp. P9-A2 genome:
GACCCGCGCGTCCGCGCTCCGCACGACGGCCGATCCCGAGTGGGCCGAGGCCGCCGCCTGGGCCGCCGTGATCGTCACCGCGGTACGGGACGAGGCCGCACCCGGACGTCACCTGCCGCCGGCCCACGGCACCGGACGGTTCCTCGACCGGATCCCGGGGCCGGCCGGACTGGCCCTGATCGCCGACGCCCTGGCCGGCACCGCCCCGGCCGCACCCGCCGCCCCGGTGCCGCGGGCCGCACCGGTGGCACCGGTCACGCCTGTGCCGCCGACGGCTCCGGCGCCCTCCGCCACGGCACCCCCGGCACCGACGGGAGTCATATGAACCCCGACACCCCCGACCGTCACGGCAGCCCCGACACCCCCGACCGTCACGGCGGCCCCGATGCCCTCGGCGGTCCCGATGTCCGCGGCGGCCGTGGCCGCCGGTCCGGCGAGGCCGGGCACACCGCGCCGCCAGGGAGCCGTACGGCATGAGTCTCGTCGTGTACCTGGCCGCCTTCATGCTGGGGATCTCCTCCGTCCTGGTGCGGCGCCGCCCGCGCACCGCCCTGCGCGACCCGCTGACGCTGTCCACCTGCGTGGCGATCGCGCTCGCCGCCCTGGTCTTCGTCTGTGCCGCCCCGGCGACCCTGGCCGCCGTCAACGAGCTCACCGGCATCCCCAACTTCGGTGCGCCGCTGACCTACGGGATGCTCTCCGCGTACAGCTGCGCCGCGCTCGTCCTGCTGATCAACTGGCGGGGCGGGCCCCGCGAGCTGGTGCGGCGCATGGTGCTGCGCAGCGTCGCCGCGTACGGGCTGCTGGTGCTCGCCATCGTCGTCCTGTTCGCGCTCGCCGACGCGGGCACCGAGCGGCTGACCGACCTCGACACGTACTACGCCAACACCCCGTTCATGCGGGAGATGATCCTGCTGTACCTGCTCGGGCACAGCGCGGCCATGCTGGTCATGTGCGTGGTGTGCCTGAAATGGGCCCGTGAGGTCACCGGGCTGCTGCGCACCGGGCTGTGGCTGATCCTGCTGGGCACGCTGCTGGACGTGGTGGGCTTCCAGCTGACCAAGTACACGGCGGTCGTGGCCCGTTGGCACGGGCATGACCTCGACTTCCTGTCCACCGACGTCGCCCCGCCGATGGCCTCGCTGGGCGCGGTGCTGTGCTCGGCGGGATTCGTGCTGCCGAGGCTGCTGCCCCCGACGCTCGCCCAGTGGCGGGGGCTGCTCGACCACCGGCGGCTGGCTCCCCTGTGGTACCTCGTACGGTCGGCGTCCACCGCTCCCAAGCCGCCCACCGCCTGGTGGCAGCTCCCCCAGGTCCGGCTGCAGTGGCGCGAGGTCTCCATCCACGACGCCCTGCTCGCGCTGGCACCGTACTTCGACCACCGCGTCCGTGAACGGGCGCGGGACGACGCCCTGGCCGCCGGGCGCTCCCCCCACGAGGCCCGGCTGGCGGCGGAGGCCGCCCTGCTCGCCGACGCCGCGCGCCGGGCCGCCGCCCGCGAGGAACCGCCCCGGACGGACGGCAGTTACCGGCTGCACGCCACCGAGGTCCTGGGGACGAGCGGGCTGGTGGAACTGGCCCGGGCGCTGGACCGGGAGCGTGACCGTCCTTCCCCCGCCACTCCCCACACCCCCCACACGCCTCCCGCGCCCGACGGCGCGGGGCCGAACTCCATGGCTGGACCCATGGCAGAACCCGAGGAGCCCCATGTCGCGTAGAGCTGTCGTCATCGGTGCCGGGCTGGCCGGCATGCTGGCAGCGGCCGCCCTGTCCGACGCCGGAGCGGACGAGGTGATCGTGCTGGACCGCGACGGTCTGCCCGCCGGCCCCGAGCACCGCCGGGGCCTGCCGCAGGGGCACCACGCGCATCTGCTGATGCCGGGCGGGCTGGACGCCATGGAGGAACTGCTGCCGGGCGTGGATCCACGGGGACGGCTGCTCGCCGCCGGCGCGCACGAGGTCTCCCTCAGCTCGGGCATGCTGGCCCTCACCTCCGAGGGCTGGCTGAGGCGGTGGCGGCGCGCGGGACCGGTCATGCTGACGTGCACCCGGCCGCTGCTGGACTGGGTGATACGGACCGCGGTGCTGGAACACGCGCCGGTCGAGATCCGCAGGGCGGCGGTGACCGGGCTGACGGGATCCGCCGGGCGGGTGCACGGAGTACGGGTGGCGGCGCCGCCCGGCGGCGGGGAGAACCGCCGCACGGTCCGTGACGAGGAAGAGGAACTCGACGCGGACCTCGTCGTCGACGCGAGCGGGCGCGGTACGCGGGTCGTGACCTGGCTGGACGGGATCGGTCTTTCCGGCATCCGGGAGCGGACCGTGGACTCCGGTCTGGTCAACGCGACGCGTCTGTACCGGGTGCCGGAGGGTGCGGAAAGGTTCCCGCTGACGATCGTGCAGGCGAACCCGTTCGTCTCCCGGCCGGCGCGGAGCGCGATGGTCATGCCGGTCGAGGGCGGCCGGTGGCTGGTGAGCTGCGGCGGCTCACGCGGTGGTGAGCCGCCCGCCGACCCGGAGGGCTTCCTGCGGTACATGCTCGACCTGCCGGACCCGATCGTGGGCCGACTGGTCTCCGGCGCCGAACCGCTCACCGACATCCATCTGAGCCGGTCGACGAGCAATGTGCGGCGCTATCTGGAGAAGGCGCCCCGGTGGCCGGACGGCTTCGTCGCCCTCGGGGACGCGCTGGCCACCTTCAACCCCGCGTACGGGCACGGCATGTCGGTGGCCGCGTTCGGCGCGCGGGTCCTCGGCCGGGAGCTGAACGGGGTGGCCGGTGACCTCGGCGCGCCCGGTCTCGCCCGGCGGGTGCAGCGGGGCGCGGCGCGGGTGGCGGAGGCCGCCTGGTCCATGGCGGTCAGTCAGGACGTGCTGTACCCGGGGGTGCGCGGTGGTACGCCGACCGTCGCCGACCGCGTCGTCTCCGCGTACACGCGGCGCGTCACGCGGGCGGCCACCGGTTCGTACCCGGCGGCCTCGGCGCTCTGGGGCGTCACCGGTCTGCGCGCGTCCCCGGCCCGGATGTTCCACCCTGCCACGGTGCTCGCCACCGTCGCCGGCTCCCCCCTGCCCCCGTCGACCCGGCCGCCGATGACCTCCGGCGAGCGGAAGGTCCTCGAGCGGCTGGATCGTACGGAGGTGTGAACACCGGGCCGGACAGGCCCCGGCCCCGGGAAGGGAACCGGGGCGTGCGTCAGCCCGCGAAGGCGGGCTGGGCCACGCCCCGGCCCGCGTCCGGGACCACCAGGAGCGAGCCGGCCAGGGGCGGTGCGGGGTCCAGGCCCACGCGGGCCGTGGTGATGTACAGGTCGGTCAGGCCGGGGCCGCCGAAGGCGCAGGCGGTGACGCGCGGGACCGGGAGTCCGATCACCCGGTCCAGGGCGCCGGACGGGGTGTAGCGGCGTACCGCGGCGCCGTCCCACAGCGCCACCCACACACAGCCCTCGGCGTCGACGGTGAGGCCGTCGGGGAAGCCCGCACCGTCCTCGATCACGGCCAGCGGGCGGCGGCCGGTGACCCTGCCGGTGTCCGCGTCGTGGTCGAAGACGTCGATACGGCGGGTGGGGGTGTCGATGTAGTACATCAGGCGCCCGTCGGGGCTCCAGCCGGTGCCGTTGCTCACCGTCACGTCGTCGAGGACGAGTTCGGCGGTGCCGTCGCCGGTGACGCGCGCGAGCGTGCCGCCGCCGGTGGCCTCGTCGTAGCGCATGGTGCCGGCCCACAGGGCGCCGTCGGGGGCGACGGCGGCGTCGTTGCCGCGGCGGCCGGGGACGGGCTCGTGGCGCAGCCAGCGGAAGGTGTCGTCGGGGTCGAGCAGGCCGATGCCGTCCCGCAGGTTGAGGACCAGGCCGCCGCCCGCGCGGGGCTTGACCGCGCCCACGTGCTGTTCGGTCCGGCGCAGGGTGCGCCGGCCGGTGGCCGGATCGTAGCTGTGCAACCGGGAGTCGAGGATGTCGATCCACAGGAGGCGGCCGGTCGCGGGGTCCCAGGTGGGGCCCTCGCCGAGGGCGGACTCCGCCCGGACCGCCACCTCGTACGGGGCGCCGTCACGCGTCGTCGTCATGGTGTCCTCCGGTGGCCGAGGCGCTCGGACAGGTCGTCGGCGCCCTTGGCGGCGAGCTGTTCCAGCTCGGCGAGGCGGGCGTCGCTCCAGCGGATCATCGGTACGGAGATGGACAGCGCGGCGACCACCTGTCCGGTGCGGTCGCGGACCGGGGCGGCCACGCAGCTGACGTCCGGGTTGGACTCACGGCTCTCCACGGCGACGCCCCGGGCCCGGATCCGTGCGAGGGCCTCGCGCAGGGCGGCCGGGTCGGTGATGCTGTTGGGGGTCATCGCGGCCAGCTCGGCGTCGTCGGGCAGGCGCGCGGCGAGTTCCCTCTCGGGGAGGGAGGCCAGCAGCATCTTGCCCACGGAGGTGCAGTGCGCCGGCAGCCGGCGGCCGGCCGCCGACACCATCCGTACCGCGTGGGTGGAGTCCACCTTGGCGATGTAGATGACGTCGGTGTCCTCCAGGATCGCCACGTGCACCGTCTCGTCGCAGGTCTCGGCGACGGACCGGGCCACCTGCTGGCCCTCGGCGGCGAGGTCGAGGTGCTCGGCGTAGCGGGCGCCGAGCTGGTACGGGCGTAC
Coding sequences within it:
- a CDS encoding SMP-30/gluconolactonase/LRE family protein; translation: MTTTRDGAPYEVAVRAESALGEGPTWDPATGRLLWIDILDSRLHSYDPATGRRTLRRTEQHVGAVKPRAGGGLVLNLRDGIGLLDPDDTFRWLRHEPVPGRRGNDAAVAPDGALWAGTMRYDEATGGGTLARVTGDGTAELVLDDVTVSNGTGWSPDGRLMYYIDTPTRRIDVFDHDADTGRVTGRRPLAVIEDGAGFPDGLTVDAEGCVWVALWDGAAVRRYTPSGALDRVIGLPVPRVTACAFGGPGLTDLYITTARVGLDPAPPLAGSLLVVPDAGRGVAQPAFAG
- a CDS encoding FAD-binding protein; the encoded protein is MSRRAVVIGAGLAGMLAAAALSDAGADEVIVLDRDGLPAGPEHRRGLPQGHHAHLLMPGGLDAMEELLPGVDPRGRLLAAGAHEVSLSSGMLALTSEGWLRRWRRAGPVMLTCTRPLLDWVIRTAVLEHAPVEIRRAAVTGLTGSAGRVHGVRVAAPPGGGENRRTVRDEEEELDADLVVDASGRGTRVVTWLDGIGLSGIRERTVDSGLVNATRLYRVPEGAERFPLTIVQANPFVSRPARSAMVMPVEGGRWLVSCGGSRGGEPPADPEGFLRYMLDLPDPIVGRLVSGAEPLTDIHLSRSTSNVRRYLEKAPRWPDGFVALGDALATFNPAYGHGMSVAAFGARVLGRELNGVAGDLGAPGLARRVQRGAARVAEAAWSMAVSQDVLYPGVRGGTPTVADRVVSAYTRRVTRAATGSYPAASALWGVTGLRASPARMFHPATVLATVAGSPLPPSTRPPMTSGERKVLERLDRTEV
- a CDS encoding IclR family transcriptional regulator, with the protein product MGRLVPAVTRALDILELFLDGDGTLSAPDIVRRLQLPRTTVHELVTTLAARKYIVPVTGRPGRYRLGVRPYQLGARYAEHLDLAAEGQQVARSVAETCDETVHVAILEDTDVIYIAKVDSTHAVRMVSAAGRRLPAHCTSVGKMLLASLPERELAARLPDDAELAAMTPNSITDPAALREALARIRARGVAVESRESNPDVSCVAAPVRDRTGQVVAALSISVPMIRWSDARLAELEQLAAKGADDLSERLGHRRTP
- a CDS encoding MAB_1171c family putative transporter — its product is MSLVVYLAAFMLGISSVLVRRRPRTALRDPLTLSTCVAIALAALVFVCAAPATLAAVNELTGIPNFGAPLTYGMLSAYSCAALVLLINWRGGPRELVRRMVLRSVAAYGLLVLAIVVLFALADAGTERLTDLDTYYANTPFMREMILLYLLGHSAAMLVMCVVCLKWAREVTGLLRTGLWLILLGTLLDVVGFQLTKYTAVVARWHGHDLDFLSTDVAPPMASLGAVLCSAGFVLPRLLPPTLAQWRGLLDHRRLAPLWYLVRSASTAPKPPTAWWQLPQVRLQWREVSIHDALLALAPYFDHRVRERARDDALAAGRSPHEARLAAEAALLADAARRAAAREEPPRTDGSYRLHATEVLGTSGLVELARALDRERDRPSPATPHTPHTPPAPDGAGPNSMAGPMAEPEEPHVA